Proteins encoded in a region of the Streptomyces sp. NBC_00258 genome:
- a CDS encoding EboA domain-containing protein: protein MPDSPTPPSLPDLTPDARAWLDTATVRIASDPHAVRAAFPAAARRCGKAAADQVRAALLLALPLRGSALAAEVTGLYRHGDAAEQRAVLYALPLLDAADPDLGDRALPVTREALRSNDTTLVEAALGPYAARHLDPDAFRQAVLKCVFCEIPLDRISGLAERTDAELTRMLTDFARERIAAGRPVPADITSLNGPTPQAPPRDERISKGAA, encoded by the coding sequence TTGCCCGACTCGCCGACTCCACCATCCCTCCCTGATCTCACCCCCGATGCGCGGGCCTGGCTCGACACCGCCACCGTGCGCATCGCCTCCGACCCGCACGCCGTCCGAGCGGCCTTCCCGGCCGCCGCCCGGCGCTGCGGCAAGGCGGCGGCCGACCAGGTGCGGGCCGCGCTCCTGCTCGCCCTTCCCCTGCGGGGCTCCGCCCTCGCGGCCGAGGTCACGGGCCTCTACCGGCACGGAGACGCCGCCGAGCAGCGGGCCGTGCTGTACGCCCTGCCTCTGCTCGACGCCGCCGACCCCGACCTCGGCGACCGGGCCCTGCCCGTCACCCGCGAGGCCCTGCGCAGCAACGACACCACCCTCGTCGAAGCTGCCCTGGGCCCCTACGCGGCCCGGCACCTGGATCCCGACGCCTTCCGCCAGGCCGTACTGAAGTGCGTGTTCTGCGAGATCCCGCTCGACCGGATCAGCGGACTCGCCGAACGCACGGATGCCGAACTCACCCGCATGCTCACCGACTTCGCCCGGGAGCGGATCGCCGCGGGCCGCCCCGTCCCGGCCGACATCACCTCCCTGAACGGCCCGACACCCCAAGCGCCCCCGAGAGACGAGCGCATATCCAAAGGAGCCGCGTGA
- a CDS encoding sugar phosphate isomerase/epimerase family protein encodes MSTPGGDGAPRPDVTDLRFGYGTNGFTNHRLDDVLRVLADLGYDGVALTLDHGHLDPYADDLPRRVDRLAHSLDDLGLSVTVETGAPYLLDPWHKHIPTLMSESGTERRVDLLRRAIRIAADLGSPTVQVCSGPPPAGLPEELAWKRLATGCEAVLATATEFGVTVGFEPEPYMFVDTVERCLKLRELLGGHERFGITFDVGHAHCVEDARVLDCLRRAAPHCVNVQVEDMRRGVHEHLEFGRGEIDFPPLLAELAAHGHRGLVSVEIQGGSLDAPEVARRSLDFLRTALAAGTGAGSARS; translated from the coding sequence ATGAGCACCCCCGGCGGAGACGGGGCACCGCGCCCGGACGTCACGGACCTGCGGTTCGGCTACGGCACGAACGGCTTCACCAACCACCGTCTGGACGATGTGCTCCGGGTGCTGGCAGACCTCGGCTATGACGGTGTCGCGCTCACGCTCGACCACGGCCATCTCGACCCGTACGCCGACGATCTGCCGCGGCGAGTGGACCGGCTGGCACATTCCCTGGACGACCTCGGGCTGTCCGTGACCGTCGAGACAGGCGCGCCCTATCTCCTCGATCCCTGGCACAAGCACATCCCCACCCTCATGTCGGAGTCCGGCACCGAGCGCCGGGTGGATCTGCTGCGGCGCGCCATCCGGATCGCCGCCGACCTCGGGTCGCCCACGGTCCAGGTGTGCAGCGGTCCGCCTCCGGCCGGTCTCCCGGAGGAACTCGCCTGGAAGCGTCTGGCGACGGGCTGCGAGGCGGTGCTGGCGACCGCGACGGAGTTCGGGGTCACGGTGGGCTTCGAGCCGGAGCCGTACATGTTCGTCGACACCGTCGAGCGGTGCCTGAAGCTGAGGGAACTCCTCGGCGGGCACGAGCGGTTCGGCATCACCTTCGACGTCGGCCACGCCCACTGCGTGGAGGACGCACGGGTGCTCGACTGTCTGCGACGCGCCGCGCCGCACTGTGTGAACGTGCAGGTCGAGGACATGCGGCGCGGTGTCCACGAACACCTCGAATTCGGCCGGGGCGAGATCGATTTCCCGCCTCTGCTCGCCGAACTCGCCGCGCATGGACACCGCGGACTCGTCTCGGTCGAGATCCAGGGCGGCTCGCTCGACGCGCCCGAAGTGGCCCGCCGCTCCCTGGACTTCCTGCGCACCGCTCTGGCTGCCGGTACCGGTGCCGGCAGCGCGCGTTCCTGA
- a CDS encoding SCO3242 family prenyltransferase: MAHKIQRWRHRLLDLAELVRAPAALSVPGDVLVGAVASGRPLGPRTLGTMGSSVCLYWAGMALNDYADATLDAVERPGRPIPSGRIPRRTAFTTASALTAAGLGLAALSGGRRALRTAVPLAGLVWAYDLALKNTPAGPAAMAGTRVLDVLAGARTPAPALPAALVVGLHTYTVTTLSRHETTGAPAAVPAASLAASTVVSLCAAVTATTAGRTSRLGAAAGAAGYLVTFGSAQVRALGEPSAPNIQRAVGAGILGLMPLQAALTAGAGAPRAAALLAAAHPIARQLVRKVSPT; encoded by the coding sequence ATGGCTCACAAGATCCAGCGGTGGAGACACCGGCTGCTCGACCTTGCCGAACTGGTGCGCGCCCCTGCGGCTCTCAGTGTCCCCGGCGACGTGCTCGTCGGGGCCGTCGCGAGCGGGCGGCCGCTCGGCCCGCGCACGCTGGGCACCATGGGTTCGTCCGTCTGTCTCTACTGGGCGGGCATGGCCCTCAACGACTACGCCGACGCCACTCTGGACGCCGTCGAACGACCGGGGCGGCCGATCCCTTCCGGCCGAATACCCCGCCGCACCGCCTTCACCACCGCATCGGCCCTGACCGCCGCGGGACTCGGACTCGCCGCGCTCTCGGGCGGACGGCGGGCCCTGCGCACAGCGGTGCCCCTCGCGGGTCTGGTGTGGGCGTACGACCTCGCCCTCAAGAACACTCCCGCCGGACCCGCCGCGATGGCCGGGACCCGCGTTCTGGACGTCCTGGCCGGTGCGCGCACTCCAGCACCCGCGCTGCCCGCGGCCCTCGTGGTCGGTCTGCACACCTACACGGTCACGACGCTGAGCCGCCACGAGACGACGGGCGCCCCCGCCGCCGTACCGGCCGCATCGCTCGCCGCCAGCACGGTGGTGAGTCTCTGCGCGGCGGTCACGGCCACTACGGCCGGGCGGACCTCACGCCTCGGTGCCGCTGCGGGAGCGGCCGGCTATCTCGTCACCTTCGGGTCCGCACAGGTCCGCGCCCTGGGCGAACCCTCCGCACCGAACATCCAACGGGCCGTCGGCGCAGGCATCCTCGGTCTGATGCCGCTGCAGGCCGCGCTGACCGCGGGCGCCGGCGCTCCTCGGGCCGCCGCCCTGCTGGCGGCCGCCCACCCGATCGCGCGCCAGCTGGTGCGGAAGGTGTCGCCGACATGA
- a CDS encoding TatD family hydrolase — protein sequence MRIFDPHIHMTSRTTDDYEAMYAAGVRALVEPAFWLGQPRTTVGAFTDYFDALLGWEPFRAAQFGIQHFCTIALNPKEANDPRCLPVLDELPRYLAKDRVVAVGEIGYDSMTKEEDEALARQLELAIEHELPVLVHTPHRDKAAGTRRTLDVVRESGIAPEHVLVDHLNELTVAMVKESGSWMGFSIYPKTKMSEDRMVRILREYGTERVLVNSAADWGRSDPLKTRKTADAMLADGSFDQDAVDEVMWRNPVAFYGQSGRLDLDDVPKPDDSGLFEGNSVRRGGE from the coding sequence ATGCGCATCTTCGACCCGCACATCCACATGACGTCCCGCACCACCGACGACTACGAGGCCATGTACGCGGCCGGGGTCCGCGCCCTGGTGGAGCCGGCGTTCTGGCTCGGCCAGCCGCGCACGACCGTCGGCGCGTTCACCGACTACTTCGACGCGCTGCTGGGCTGGGAGCCGTTCCGCGCGGCCCAGTTCGGCATCCAGCACTTCTGCACGATCGCCCTCAACCCCAAAGAGGCCAACGACCCGCGCTGTCTGCCCGTCCTCGACGAGCTGCCGCGCTATCTCGCCAAGGACCGGGTCGTCGCGGTCGGCGAGATCGGCTACGACTCGATGACCAAGGAGGAGGACGAGGCACTGGCACGCCAGCTGGAGCTGGCGATCGAGCACGAACTGCCGGTCCTCGTACACACCCCGCACCGCGACAAGGCGGCCGGCACCCGCCGCACGCTCGACGTCGTCCGCGAGTCCGGCATCGCGCCCGAGCACGTCCTCGTCGACCACCTCAACGAGCTGACGGTCGCCATGGTCAAGGAGAGCGGCAGCTGGATGGGCTTCTCGATCTACCCGAAGACCAAGATGAGCGAGGACCGGATGGTCCGGATCCTGCGGGAATACGGAACCGAACGCGTCCTCGTCAACTCGGCGGCCGACTGGGGCCGCAGCGACCCCCTCAAGACCCGCAAGACCGCCGACGCGATGCTCGCCGACGGCTCCTTCGACCAGGACGCCGTCGACGAGGTGATGTGGCGCAACCCGGTCGCCTTCTACGGGCAGAGCGGCCGTCTCGACCTGGACGACGTACCGAAACCCGACGACTCGGGACTCTTCGAGGGCAACTCCGTGCGACGCGGCGGGGAGTGA
- the eboE gene encoding metabolite traffic protein EboE → MRLHHRDGTTVHLAYCSNVHTAETLDGVVTQLTEYAEPVRKELGTDLLGIGLWLAHDVVTELADSPSALTRLRDELALRGLETVTLNAFPYEGFHREVVKKDVYLPDWADDRRLDYTLACARVLAGLLPDDAVRGSVSTLPLAWRAPWPRARWERAHRSLDRLTTGLAALHRETGRRIRVAFEPEPGCVVENTTQAVRELGGLDPDWLGVCLDTCHLAVQFEEPAAALARLADAGLPVVKVQASAALQADVPADLAARAALAGFAEQRFLHQTRARTAKGVRGVDDLPQALAGELPDDAPWRVHFHAPLHAAAEPPLHTTVPVLSDVLRRLLGGAEALCDHIEVETYTWNVLPPGLRPTDPAGLATGLAAELAWTHQELTALGLTPGSLSKETST, encoded by the coding sequence ATGCGATTGCACCACCGGGACGGCACAACCGTCCACCTCGCGTACTGCAGCAACGTGCACACCGCCGAGACCCTCGACGGCGTGGTCACCCAACTCACCGAGTACGCCGAACCGGTGCGCAAGGAACTCGGCACCGACCTCCTCGGCATCGGCCTGTGGCTCGCCCACGACGTCGTCACCGAACTCGCCGACAGCCCTTCAGCTCTCACCCGCCTCCGCGACGAACTGGCCCTGCGCGGCCTGGAGACCGTCACCCTCAACGCCTTCCCCTACGAGGGCTTCCACCGCGAGGTCGTCAAGAAGGACGTCTACCTGCCGGACTGGGCGGACGACCGGCGTCTGGACTACACCCTCGCCTGCGCACGCGTGCTCGCCGGTCTCCTGCCGGACGACGCGGTACGCGGGTCCGTGTCGACCCTGCCGCTCGCCTGGCGTGCGCCCTGGCCGCGCGCACGGTGGGAGCGGGCCCACCGGTCTCTGGACCGGCTCACGACAGGCCTCGCCGCCCTGCACCGGGAGACCGGGCGCCGTATCCGGGTGGCCTTCGAGCCGGAGCCGGGGTGTGTGGTGGAGAACACCACTCAGGCCGTACGGGAGTTGGGCGGACTCGATCCCGACTGGCTCGGTGTCTGCCTGGACACCTGCCACCTCGCCGTCCAGTTCGAGGAACCGGCGGCGGCTCTCGCCCGGTTGGCGGACGCCGGGCTGCCGGTGGTCAAGGTGCAGGCCTCGGCCGCTCTCCAGGCCGACGTCCCGGCAGACCTCGCGGCCCGGGCTGCGCTCGCGGGCTTCGCCGAGCAACGCTTCCTGCACCAGACCCGTGCACGCACGGCCAAAGGCGTACGAGGTGTCGACGACCTCCCCCAGGCACTGGCGGGCGAACTGCCCGACGACGCGCCCTGGCGGGTCCACTTCCACGCCCCCCTGCACGCCGCCGCCGAGCCCCCGCTGCATACGACCGTGCCCGTGCTCTCGGACGTCCTGCGAAGGCTGCTCGGCGGGGCCGAGGCACTGTGCGACCACATCGAGGTCGAGACGTACACCTGGAACGTGCTGCCGCCCGGACTGCGGCCAACGGATCCGGCCGGGCTCGCCACCGGCCTTGCCGCCGAACTGGCCTGGACCCACCAGGAGTTGACAGCACTCGGTCTGACGCCCGGCTCTCTGAGCAAGGAGACCTCCACATGA
- a CDS encoding transcriptional regulator, translated as MHDEPSYIASVLRARYQRRLPSSLDELAGPEHGMVELPLHIAWSGLRVLDLDRPRQRMSLYRTVLTEGMRDDLCRYLNKGILLELWPVLHKLISRTIKDVWEEAFPELQP; from the coding sequence GTGCACGACGAGCCCAGTTACATCGCATCGGTGCTGCGAGCGAGGTACCAGCGGCGCCTGCCGTCCAGCCTCGACGAACTGGCCGGGCCCGAGCACGGGATGGTGGAGCTGCCGCTGCACATCGCGTGGTCCGGACTGCGCGTCCTCGATCTGGACCGGCCACGCCAGCGCATGAGCCTGTACAGAACAGTGCTCACCGAAGGCATGCGTGACGACCTGTGCCGCTACCTCAACAAGGGCATCCTGCTCGAGCTGTGGCCAGTACTCCACAAGCTCATCAGCAGGACCATCAAAGACGTCTGGGAAGAAGCGTTCCCCGAGCTGCAACCCTGA